TCAGCATCTGCTCGAGCACGTAGCGGTCGCCGACCGGCGTGCGCACGAGATCGAGCCCCTGCCCTTTCAGGAAACGCTCGAGGCCGAGATTGGACATCACGGTCGCGACGATGCCGGGACGCGACAGGCGGCCGTCTTCCTTCCAGCTCTGCGCGATCACCGCCAGCAGCTGGTCGCCGTCGACGACATGGCCGCGCTCGTCGACCAGGATGACGCGATCGGCATCGCCATCGAGCGCAATGCCGATGTCGGCGCGCATCTCGCGCACCTTCTTCGACAGCGCGTCCGGCGAGGTCGAGCCGCAATCCTTGTTGATGTTGAAGCCATCGGGTTCGACGCCGATCGGCACGACGTCGGCGCCCAATTCCCACAGCGCTTCCGGCACCACCTTGTAGGCGGCGCCGTTGGCACAATCGATCACGACCCGCAGACCCTCGAGCGACAGATCGCGCGGCAGCGTGCGCTTGGCGAATTCGATGTAACGGTCATGCACGCCGTCGATACGGCGGGCGCGGCCGAGGCTCGCGCTCTGCGCCAGGCGCTTCTCGATCGGCTCGTCGAGCAGCTGCTCGATCTGCTTCTCGACGTCGTCGGACAGCTTGAAGCCCTGCGGGCCGAACAGCTTGATACCGTTGTCCTCAAACAGATTGTGCGAGGCCGAGATCATGACGCCGAGATCGGCGCGCATCGACTTGGTCAGCATCGCCACCGCCGGCGTCGGCATCGGGCCGACCAGCAGCACGTCCATGCCGACCGAGGTGAAGCCTGCGACCATCGCATATTCGATCATGTAGCCGGACAGGCGGGTGTCCTTGCCGATCACGACCCGGTGGCGGTGGTCACCGCGCTGAAACGCAAGGCCGGCGGCCTGGCCGACCTTGAGCGCGAGCTCCGGCGTGATCAGTCCGTTGGCGCGGCCCCGGATCCCGTCCGTCCCGAAATATTTGCGGCTCATATCGTCCCCCACGCAACAACCAGGGACCCCCTACACAACCTCCGGGTGCCCGAACAGGCCCCGCATCCCTGATTTGCTGGGGGTCTTATAAGCCTTACACGGCTAACTTGGCTTCAAAAAATATGATGAATCATTACGGAACCGGGAACCCGGATTCTCCGGTAACTGACTGTTAACATTATATTTCCGCTTTTGGCGGCGGAACGAGGCGGAACCGGGCTCACGCCTTCCGCTTCACATGGCCATCCTCCCGGCTCGGCGCCGGCTGGGTGACGTTGACGGGGTCGGAGCCCGGGAAGGTCTCCTCGAGGCCCTCTTCGAGCGCGTCGTCGAGGTCCTGCTTTTCCTTGATCTCATCCGGCGAAGGCCCCGTGTGCGGCTTGGTCATGGTCCCTCTCGCAAACGATTTGGCTGCGCATCCAACCATGCTAGATGACCCCTAAACCTTCCGATGCAAGACATCAGAGACAAGACATCAGAGACAAGCCGGGCCGGGGAACGTTCATGAAGCATATTACCTGTATCGACGATCTTCGCGCGCTGCATAAGCGCCGTGTGCCGAAGGCGTTCTTCGACTATTGCGACCGCGGCTCCTATGCCGAGGAAACGCTGCGCGCCAATCGCGAGGACATGCAGGCGATCAAGTTCCGCCAGCGCATTCTGGTCGACGTCTCCAAGCGCGACACCTCGACCACGATTTTGGGCGAGCCCTCGACCATGCCCCTGATGCTGGCGCCGGTTGGCCTGCTCGGCATGCAGCACGGCGACGGCGAGATCCACGCCTGCCGCGCGGCGCAGGCCGCCGGCATCCCGTTCACGCAATCGACCATGTCGATCTGCTCGATCGAGGACATCGCCGCCGCCGTGGACAAGCCGTTCTGGTTCCAGCTCTACGTGATGAAGGACCGCGGCTTCATCAAGGATCTGATCCAGCGCGCCATCGCCGCCAAGTGCAGCGCGCTGGTGCTGACCGTCGACCTGCAGGTGATCGGCCAGCGCCATGCCGACATCAAGAACGGCATGACGATCCCGCCGGAGTGGACGCTGTCGAAATTCCTGGATTTCGCGACCAAGCCGGCCTGGGTCTCCGGCGTGCTGCAGGGCAAGCGCCGCACCTTCGGCAACATTGCAGGCCACGTGAAGAACACCGAGGACCTCAACCGCCTCGCCGAATGGACCGCCTCGCAGTTCGACACCTCCTTGAACTGGAAGGACGTCGAGTGGATCCGGAGCATCTGGCCGGGCAAGCTCATCATCAAGGGCATCCTCGATGTCGAGGACGCCGAGGAAGCCGCCAAGACCGGCGCGCAGGCGCTGGTGGTGTCGAACCATGGCGGCCGCCAGCTCGACGGCGCGCCGTCCTCGATCGAGGTGCTGCCCGAGATCGCGGATGCGGTCGGTGACACCATGGAGATCATGTTCGACGGCGGCATCCGCTCCGGCCAGGACGTGATGCGCGCGCTCGCGCTCGGCGCCAAGTCGTGCATGATCGGCCGCGCTTATGCCTATGGCCTGGGTGCCGGCGGCCAGGCCGGCGTCGCCAAGGCGATCGACATCATCCAGAAGGAGCTGCTGACCACGATGGGCCTGTGCGGCGTCAACAGGATCGACGAGATCGACGATCACGTGATTGCGGTGTGAGCCGCAACGACGGTGCCGTTTCCCGCTCGTCGTTCCGGGATGGTCCGAAGGACCGGACCTCAGGTGCGCAATTGCGCACCGGGGAACCTCGAGATTCCGGGTTCGCGCTTCGCACGCCCCGGAATGACACTGCGTGTCACATCGGCGGGGTTAGGCCGTCACGGCCGACATTCACGCGGTTGGCTTCCAGTGTGCCGTCGTCCTTCTTCGCCGCGCCGAAGATGATCAGCTTGACGCCGGGCTTCACTTCCGACTTGTCGCTGGCGACGAAGGTGACGATCGGCGTATCAGGCGGCACCACGACCTTCTTCTCGCCGTCCTTGTACTTCACCGTGATGTCCTGGCCGTCGGTGCCCTTCACCGTCTGCGCCACCGTGGCGTTGGTCATGGTGGAATTGGCGCGGGCATCCCAGGGGCGGGAACCTTCGGCGGCGCCGCGCTGGTTTTCCGGAAAGATGTGGACGGCAATGGCCTTCTGCGTGCCGTCGGGCTCGGGCATGGCGGTGACGCCGATATAGGAGCCCTCCTTGATCTCGGAGAGCTCGGTCTTCACCACGGCGAAGACGGCGACGTTGTCGGTCATCTTCACCTTCACATCGCTGCCCTCGCGCGTCTTGATGCCGAGCATGTTGCCGTCGACGCTCTCGATGGTGCCACGGATGCGGACCATCGGCGCCTGCTGCGCCGAGGCGGATGATGTGACGAGACAGGCGACGAACGCAGCCGCGACGGCACGCGGCATCCAGTTCTTCAGCTTTTGCATGATTGTCCCCTCGGGAAGTTGCGGCGATCAACGGCAAACCCCGTGCGATCGCCGCTATTCCCCGAAATCCCGATCACATCGGCGGGGTCAGGCCGTCACGGCCGACGCTGACGCGGTTGGTCTCGAACGAGCCGTCGGGCAATTGCTTCATGAAGGCGATGACCTTGGCGCCGGCCTTCAGTTCCGACTTGTCGCCGGGAACGAAGGTCACGACCGGTGTCATATCGGAGACGAACACCTTCTTCTCGCCGTCCTTGTACTTCACCAGCAGCGTATGGCCGTCATTGCCGACCACGCTCTCCGACACCGTGGCGTTGGTCATGCTGGAATTCGGCTTGAGATCATAGGGCCGCGAGCCCTCGCCGGTGCCGCGCATGCTCTCCGGAAACACATGCACCTCGACGGCATTGTTGCCGCCGTCAGGCCCCGGCACGGTGGTGGCGCCGACGAAGGAGCCGACCTTGATGTCGGCAAGCGAGATCTTGGTGACGCCGACGACGCGCGCGTCGGAGGCGATGTGCAGCTTGACGTCCTCGCCGCTGCGCGACTTGACCTGCAGGGTGTCGCCATCGACGCTCTCGATCGTGCCGCGCACGCGCGTCGGCACCGGCGCCTTTTGCGCGACGGCGGCAAGAGTGGACGCCGCCACCATCGCAACAGCGATGAGCGGACGTGTGAAACTGGCACGTTGGATCGTCATTGATGTCTCCGATTGTCCCCACCGGGATAGAACGCCGGAGACGGCGCACTATTCTCTCAAGTCTTTGTGAGATCGGCCTCGACCAGCGCGCGGAGCTCGGCGGTCACTTCAGGCCGTCGGCCGAACCACAGCTCGAAGCCGCGCACCGCCTGGTGCAGGAGCATGCCGAGCCCATCGGCGGTCCTGAGCCCGCGGGCCCGGGCGGCCGCGAGCAGCGGCGTCACCAGGGGAACGTAGACGAGGTCGGCGACGACGGCGGCTTCCGGCAGCCGCGCCACATCGACCTCGAGCGGGGGCTGGCCATGCATGCCGAGCGAGGTCGTGTTCACGAGAAGCTTGGCGCGCGGCAGCAGGTCGTTGATCCCGTCCCAGGCCAGCGGATGCACGTTCGGCCCGAACTGCGCCGCAAGGGCCTCGGCATGCGCCAGGGTGCGGTTGGCGAGATGGACGTGCGTGAAGCCGCGTTCGAGCAGGCCGAACACGACCGCGCGCGAGGAGCCGCCTGCCCCCAGCACCAGCGCCTCCCCGGCCTTGTCCCAGCGGTGCGCGCTGGCGTCGAGATTGCCGAGAAAGCCCTCGACATCGGTATTGGTCGAGCGCAGCTCGCCATCTTCGAACCACAGCGTGTTGGCCGCGCCCACGGCCTTGGCGCGCGCGTCGGGGGTCGACAGCTCGAGCACGCCGACCTTGTGCGGAATGGTGACATTGGCGCCGACAAAGCCGCGCAGCGACAGCCGCAGCACGAAATCGCGCAAGTCATCGGGCGGAACGGCCTCGATGACATAACCGCCTGCGATGCCG
This genomic interval from Bradyrhizobium guangzhouense contains the following:
- a CDS encoding alpha-hydroxy acid oxidase, coding for MKHITCIDDLRALHKRRVPKAFFDYCDRGSYAEETLRANREDMQAIKFRQRILVDVSKRDTSTTILGEPSTMPLMLAPVGLLGMQHGDGEIHACRAAQAAGIPFTQSTMSICSIEDIAAAVDKPFWFQLYVMKDRGFIKDLIQRAIAAKCSALVLTVDLQVIGQRHADIKNGMTIPPEWTLSKFLDFATKPAWVSGVLQGKRRTFGNIAGHVKNTEDLNRLAEWTASQFDTSLNWKDVEWIRSIWPGKLIIKGILDVEDAEEAAKTGAQALVVSNHGGRQLDGAPSSIEVLPEIADAVGDTMEIMFDGGIRSGQDVMRALALGAKSCMIGRAYAYGLGAGGQAGVAKAIDIIQKELLTTMGLCGVNRIDEIDDHVIAV
- the glmM gene encoding phosphoglucosamine mutase; protein product: MSRKYFGTDGIRGRANGLITPELALKVGQAAGLAFQRGDHRHRVVIGKDTRLSGYMIEYAMVAGFTSVGMDVLLVGPMPTPAVAMLTKSMRADLGVMISASHNLFEDNGIKLFGPQGFKLSDDVEKQIEQLLDEPIEKRLAQSASLGRARRIDGVHDRYIEFAKRTLPRDLSLEGLRVVIDCANGAAYKVVPEALWELGADVVPIGVEPDGFNINKDCGSTSPDALSKKVREMRADIGIALDGDADRVILVDERGHVVDGDQLLAVIAQSWKEDGRLSRPGIVATVMSNLGLERFLKGQGLDLVRTPVGDRYVLEQMLSGGYNLGGEQSGHIILSDYATTGDGFVAALQVLAVVQKLRRPVSEVCHRFDPLPQILKNVRHKGGKPLDDSDVKSAISDGEKRLNGHGRLLIRSSGTEPVIRVMGEGEDRILVEDVVDTIVSALGQAAA
- a CDS encoding shikimate dehydrogenase, which encodes MTTPKAPAACLIGWPAAHSRSPLIHHYWLRTLGIAGGYVIEAVPPDDLRDFVLRLSLRGFVGANVTIPHKVGVLELSTPDARAKAVGAANTLWFEDGELRSTNTDVEGFLGNLDASAHRWDKAGEALVLGAGGSSRAVVFGLLERGFTHVHLANRTLAHAEALAAQFGPNVHPLAWDGINDLLPRAKLLVNTTSLGMHGQPPLEVDVARLPEAAVVADLVYVPLVTPLLAAARARGLRTADGLGMLLHQAVRGFELWFGRRPEVTAELRALVEADLTKT